A genomic stretch from Caulobacter sp. FWC2 includes:
- a CDS encoding helix-turn-helix domain-containing protein codes for MDAPTYAIDRYVLDTLMADLVGHDHKPSSFLVYLAIVAAHADGRASFSHAELAERTGQSRRTVQNAVDNLKRRGLVSVSRAGPTEAATYVPLTPWKRQRER; via the coding sequence ATGGATGCCCCCACCTACGCCATCGACCGCTACGTGCTCGACACCCTGATGGCGGATCTGGTCGGCCACGACCACAAGCCGTCGTCGTTCCTGGTGTATCTCGCGATCGTGGCGGCGCACGCCGACGGCCGCGCCAGTTTCAGCCACGCCGAACTGGCCGAGCGCACGGGCCAGTCGCGACGCACGGTGCAGAACGCCGTCGACAATCTGAAACGTCGGGGATTGGTGTCGGTCAGTCGCGCGGGACCGACCGAGGCCGCGACCTATGTCCCACTGACGCCCTGGAAGCGTCAGCGGGAGCGGTAG
- the tyrS gene encoding tyrosine--tRNA ligase: MKPSHSLDLADLAVLDGPPSPSESRTMSAASSFKSEFLRTLEARGYIHQITHPDELDAAAAGGIVTAYIGFDATAPSLHVGSLIQIMMLRRLQQAGHKPIVLMGGGTTKVGDPTGKDESRKLLSDADIQSNIAGIKQVFAKFLTFGDGPTDAIMVDNDEWLSKFGYVQFLRDYGVHFTVNRMLAFDSVKLRLEREQPMTFLEFNYMLMQATDFLELNRKYNCVLQMGGSDQWGNILNGVELTRRVDQKAAFGLTTPLLATASGAKMGKTMAGAVWLNAEQLSPYDYWQFWRNTEDADVGRFLKLFTDLPLDKIAELEALEGAQINDAKKVLADEATRMAHGDEEARKARDAAEKAFEQGALSADLPTFEVPAADLEAGIVLAALFTDAGLAGSRGEARRLAQGGGLKVNDKAEASADRVITSADLVEGVVKLAAGKKKIVLVKPV; encoded by the coding sequence ATGAAACCCTCACATTCCCTCGATTTGGCCGACCTCGCCGTGTTAGACGGCCCGCCAAGTCCTTCAGAGAGTCGAACCATGTCCGCCGCATCGTCCTTCAAGTCGGAGTTCCTGCGAACCCTGGAGGCGCGTGGCTACATCCATCAGATCACCCATCCGGATGAACTGGACGCCGCGGCCGCCGGCGGCATCGTCACCGCCTACATCGGCTTCGACGCAACCGCGCCCAGCCTGCACGTCGGCAGCTTGATCCAGATCATGATGCTCCGCCGCCTGCAGCAGGCCGGTCACAAGCCGATCGTCCTGATGGGCGGCGGCACGACCAAGGTCGGCGACCCCACCGGTAAGGACGAGAGCCGCAAGCTGCTGTCGGACGCTGACATCCAGTCCAACATCGCCGGCATCAAGCAGGTCTTCGCCAAGTTCCTGACCTTCGGCGACGGCCCGACCGACGCCATCATGGTCGACAACGACGAGTGGCTGAGCAAATTCGGCTACGTCCAGTTCCTGCGCGACTACGGCGTGCACTTCACGGTCAACCGGATGCTGGCCTTCGACTCGGTCAAGCTGCGGCTTGAGCGCGAGCAGCCGATGACCTTCCTCGAATTCAACTACATGTTGATGCAGGCCACCGACTTCCTGGAGCTGAACCGCAAGTACAATTGCGTGCTGCAGATGGGCGGCTCGGACCAATGGGGCAACATCCTGAACGGGGTAGAGCTGACCCGCCGCGTCGACCAGAAGGCCGCGTTCGGCCTGACGACGCCGCTCTTGGCCACCGCCTCGGGCGCCAAGATGGGCAAGACCATGGCCGGCGCGGTGTGGCTGAACGCCGAGCAGTTGAGCCCTTACGACTACTGGCAGTTCTGGCGGAACACCGAGGACGCCGACGTCGGCCGGTTCCTCAAGCTGTTCACCGACCTGCCGCTGGACAAGATCGCCGAGCTGGAAGCCCTTGAAGGCGCCCAGATCAACGACGCCAAGAAGGTGCTGGCCGACGAGGCCACCCGCATGGCCCACGGCGACGAGGAAGCCCGCAAGGCCCGCGACGCCGCTGAAAAGGCGTTCGAGCAAGGCGCGCTCTCGGCCGACCTGCCGACCTTCGAGGTCCCGGCGGCCGACCTGGAAGCGGGCATCGTGCTGGCGGCCCTGTTCACCGACGCTGGCCTGGCCGGCTCGCGCGGCGAGGCCCGTCGCCTGGCCCAGGGCGGTGGCCTGAAGGTCAACGACAAGGCCGAGGCCAGCGCGGACCGGGTGATCACCTCGGCGGACCTCGTCGAGGGCGTCGTCAAGCTGGCGGCCGGCAAGAAGAAGATCGTGTTGGTGAAGCCCGTTTAG
- a CDS encoding peroxiredoxin — protein sequence MLQPGDKAPDFDLPTDTGRVSLAGFKGKNVVLYFYPKDDTAGCTSEALQFSSEVEEFQKLGAVIVGVSKDSVASHAKFRKKHDLTIDLAADPLGDVVEAYGAWVEKSMYGRKYMGIDRSTFLIDREGVVREVWRKVKVPGHIKAVMNAAKAIK from the coding sequence ATGCTGCAGCCCGGCGACAAGGCCCCCGATTTCGACCTGCCGACCGACACCGGCCGCGTCAGCCTGGCCGGCTTCAAGGGCAAGAACGTCGTCCTGTACTTCTATCCCAAGGACGACACCGCCGGCTGCACGTCCGAGGCCCTGCAGTTCTCGTCGGAAGTCGAGGAATTCCAAAAGCTGGGCGCGGTGATCGTCGGCGTGTCCAAGGACAGCGTCGCCTCGCACGCCAAATTCCGCAAGAAACATGACCTGACCATTGATCTCGCCGCCGACCCTCTGGGCGACGTGGTCGAGGCCTATGGCGCCTGGGTCGAGAAGAGCATGTACGGCCGCAAATATATGGGCATAGACCGTTCGACCTTCCTGATCGACCGCGAGGGCGTCGTCCGCGAGGTCTGGCGCAAGGTGAAGGTCCCCGGCCACATCAAGGCCGTGATGAACGCCGCCAAGGCCATCAAGTAA
- a CDS encoding polymer-forming cytoskeletal protein, with amino-acid sequence MFSKQAKSGSKTPARIEPLPTPMAAAPVDQVRRGPPKVASLLSADLTIEGAVTGEGELQIDGVVKGDVRVGRLTVGETGHVEGGVYAEAVEVRGRVVGAITSKQVRLYGTSYVDGDITHEQLAMETGAFFQGRSLKFQRPAPAAQPAPQPEQLAIAQAKPVAG; translated from the coding sequence ATGTTCAGCAAGCAAGCTAAGTCGGGCTCCAAGACCCCGGCTCGCATCGAACCCCTGCCGACCCCGATGGCGGCCGCGCCTGTCGACCAGGTCCGCCGCGGGCCGCCGAAAGTGGCGTCCCTGCTGTCGGCCGACCTGACCATCGAGGGCGCCGTCACCGGCGAAGGCGAACTGCAGATCGACGGCGTGGTCAAGGGCGACGTCCGCGTCGGCCGGCTCACCGTCGGCGAGACCGGCCATGTCGAGGGCGGTGTCTATGCCGAGGCGGTGGAAGTGCGCGGCCGCGTGGTCGGCGCGATCACCTCCAAGCAGGTCCGCCTCTACGGCACCTCGTACGTCGATGGCGACATCACCCACGAGCAGCTGGCCATGGAAACCGGCGCCTTCTTCCAGGGCCGCAGCCTGAAGTTCCAGCGCCCCGCCCCGGCCGCCCAGCCGGCGCCGCAGCCGGAACAACTGGCCATCGCCCAGGCCAAGCCCGTCGCGGGCTGA
- a CDS encoding anhydro-N-acetylmuramic acid kinase, producing the protein MKILGFMTGTSLDAVDMAVLETDGEEIQGFGPAGERKLREATRDLLLKTTDIARAWPRGEPEPAIFDEARKAVADEHFHAAESFLEEHGLAWSEFDLLGVHGQTVLHERPTAERVGRTVQLLDAERLARACGRPVAYDFRTADVAAGGEGAPLAPIYHAARARASGLAAPVAALNVGGVANITLIGADGSLLAFDTGPGNGMIDLMLQARGIARFDEDGRLALVGRVDERALNALLSSPYFDAPVPKSLDRYDFSLEPVAHLSPEDAAATLVAFTAEGVFRAFSQGGETPSALIVCGGGRHNPAIMKTLADRAPVPVQAAEACGWRGDSIEAEAFAYLAARTAKGLPISFPGTTGVKAAMTGGRIATP; encoded by the coding sequence ATGAAGATCCTGGGATTCATGACCGGCACCTCGCTCGACGCGGTCGACATGGCGGTGCTGGAAACCGACGGCGAAGAGATCCAGGGCTTCGGCCCGGCGGGCGAGCGCAAGCTGCGCGAGGCGACCCGCGATCTGCTGCTGAAGACGACCGACATCGCCCGAGCCTGGCCGCGCGGCGAGCCCGAGCCGGCGATCTTCGATGAGGCCCGCAAGGCTGTCGCCGACGAGCATTTCCACGCCGCCGAGAGCTTCCTGGAAGAGCACGGCCTGGCGTGGAGCGAGTTCGACCTGCTAGGCGTCCACGGCCAGACGGTGCTGCACGAGCGGCCGACCGCCGAGCGTGTCGGCCGCACGGTCCAGCTGCTGGACGCCGAGCGTCTGGCCCGGGCCTGCGGTCGTCCCGTCGCCTACGACTTCCGCACCGCCGATGTGGCGGCCGGCGGGGAGGGCGCGCCGCTGGCGCCGATCTATCACGCCGCTCGCGCCCGGGCCTCGGGCCTGGCAGCGCCGGTGGCGGCGCTGAACGTCGGAGGGGTGGCCAACATCACCCTGATCGGCGCGGACGGGTCCTTGCTGGCCTTCGACACCGGTCCCGGCAACGGCATGATCGATCTGATGCTGCAGGCGCGCGGCATCGCCCGCTTCGATGAGGACGGCAGGCTGGCCTTGGTCGGCCGGGTCGACGAGCGGGCTTTGAACGCCCTGCTGTCGAGCCCGTATTTCGACGCCCCGGTTCCCAAGTCGCTGGACCGCTACGACTTCTCGCTGGAGCCGGTGGCGCACCTGTCGCCCGAGGACGCCGCCGCGACCCTGGTGGCCTTCACCGCCGAAGGGGTGTTCCGGGCCTTCAGCCAAGGCGGCGAGACGCCCAGCGCTCTGATCGTCTGCGGCGGCGGTCGGCACAATCCGGCGATCATGAAGACCCTGGCCGACCGCGCGCCGGTCCCTGTGCAGGCCGCCGAGGCCTGCGGCTGGCGCGGCGACAGCATCGAGGCCGAGGCCTTCGCCTATCTCGCGGCGCGGACGGCCAAGGGGTTGCCGATCAGCTTTCCGGGCACGACGGGGGTGAAGGCGGCGATGACGGGCGGACGGATCGCTACGCCCTAG
- a CDS encoding VOC family protein, translating to MSVISKLKFVGIPVSDQDRALTFWTEKIGLRVATDQPMGNQRWIELSIPGAETGLVLFTPEGHEDRIGTFFNGSLACDDVEHAYRKLSDKGVVFEGPPEKQPWGTFAKFKDPDGNTFVLSSR from the coding sequence ATGAGCGTGATCAGCAAGTTGAAGTTCGTGGGCATTCCGGTCAGCGACCAGGATCGGGCCCTGACCTTCTGGACCGAGAAGATCGGCCTGCGCGTGGCTACTGATCAGCCGATGGGGAACCAGCGCTGGATCGAGCTCTCGATTCCGGGCGCGGAGACCGGCCTTGTCCTGTTCACGCCCGAGGGCCACGAAGACCGCATCGGCACCTTCTTCAATGGCTCGCTGGCCTGCGACGACGTCGAGCACGCCTATCGCAAGCTGTCCGACAAAGGCGTCGTGTTCGAAGGCCCGCCTGAGAAGCAGCCTTGGGGGACCTTCGCCAAGTTCAAGGATCCCGACGGGAATACCTTTGTGCTCTCAAGCCGCTGA
- a CDS encoding peptidoglycan DD-metalloendopeptidase family protein, translating to MAIKRFKRLRHSLEALFPERHIYIRSGGEMRGYVFSTNKQLLGASVVAVTALWMGVCTAAMAVNALAVSSTDQQVIRQKAYYERLNADRQARLNSAVAQLSATNGSLEDLAASVEKRHAALALLVSDFKGVPGAAQALTVAKPRLLAASPVQRIQATRMDQERLIDAAESFAKSRAERLRLAMRMAGLDAGNFTGRGVSLGGPLIEAKDPRALAAVLDVDEDFASRIQHAANDMSDMRSLGAAAKKLPFYRPTGNPALSSSYGVRFDPFTHRPAFHSGLDFPGAYYTPIMATAPGVVSFTGVRSGYGNTVEIDHGGGFKTRYAHLATIGVRVGERVTIGSRIAAMGSTGRSTGPHLHYEVWVNGKAQNPNRYLKAGEYVQQAS from the coding sequence ATGGCGATCAAGCGCTTTAAGCGACTGCGGCACTCTCTCGAAGCCCTATTTCCCGAACGGCACATCTATATCCGCTCCGGCGGCGAGATGCGCGGCTACGTCTTTTCCACCAACAAGCAGCTGCTGGGCGCGTCCGTCGTCGCCGTCACCGCGCTGTGGATGGGCGTCTGCACCGCTGCGATGGCGGTGAACGCCCTGGCGGTCAGCTCGACCGACCAACAAGTCATTCGCCAGAAGGCCTATTACGAGCGTCTCAACGCCGACCGCCAGGCCCGTCTGAACAGCGCCGTGGCCCAGCTTTCGGCCACCAACGGCTCGCTCGAAGATCTGGCCGCCTCGGTCGAGAAGCGCCACGCCGCTCTCGCCCTCCTCGTTTCCGACTTCAAGGGCGTGCCCGGCGCCGCCCAGGCCCTGACCGTCGCCAAGCCGCGCCTGCTGGCCGCCAGCCCGGTTCAGCGCATCCAGGCGACCCGGATGGACCAGGAGCGCCTGATCGACGCCGCCGAGAGCTTCGCCAAGAGCCGCGCCGAGCGCCTGCGCCTGGCCATGCGGATGGCGGGTCTGGACGCCGGCAACTTCACCGGCCGGGGCGTGTCGCTGGGCGGCCCGCTGATCGAGGCCAAGGATCCACGCGCGCTGGCCGCTGTTCTCGACGTCGACGAGGATTTCGCGAGCCGCATCCAGCACGCAGCCAACGACATGTCGGACATGCGCTCGCTGGGCGCGGCGGCCAAGAAGCTGCCCTTCTACCGCCCGACCGGCAATCCGGCCCTGTCGTCCAGCTACGGCGTCCGCTTCGACCCGTTCACGCACCGGCCGGCCTTCCATTCGGGCCTGGATTTCCCCGGCGCCTACTACACCCCGATCATGGCCACGGCCCCGGGCGTCGTTTCTTTCACGGGCGTGCGCTCGGGCTACGGCAACACGGTCGAGATCGACCACGGCGGCGGCTTCAAGACCCGCTACGCCCACCTGGCCACCATCGGCGTCCGCGTCGGCGAGCGCGTCACCATCGGTTCGCGCATCGCGGCCATGGGCTCGACCGGCCGTTCGACCGGTCCACATCTTCACTACGAAGTCTGGGTCAACGGTAAGGCCCAGAATCCCAATCGCTACTTGAAGGCTGGTGAGTATGTTCAGCAAGCAAGCTAA
- a CDS encoding NAD(P)/FAD-dependent oxidoreductase has protein sequence MHYDIVIVGGGAGGLELASRLGRRLGGRHGKRRVLLIDRSSFHIWKPTLHEVAAGTLDVHQEGVSYSILGRSNGFNFLLGELSAFDPAAKRLTLKAITDDDGQLLTPERAITFTYGVLAIGSGSNLFGTPGAEQAHLLERTEDAEAFHGRLLAAFTKASFSPEKIMRVAIVGGGATGVELSAELIEAHRELLDSLGDEQRFRLDISVVEAAPRILNGLPLKIADKAKLALERKGVAVKTGAKVLAVHADRLETSQGDIPADLIVWAAGIKAAETNTGFGLETNRGNQFVVNDHLETSAPDVWALGDCAAAPWKDGKTIPARAQAAHQQASYLERALIARLHQGRIAAPFVYRDFGSLVSLGDNKGVGALMGGLGGPNFFVEGLIAKWAYMSLHLDHHRAILGVGRTATLALARLLQQRVSGRLKLH, from the coding sequence ATGCACTACGACATCGTCATCGTCGGCGGGGGCGCCGGCGGCCTGGAGCTGGCTTCGCGGCTGGGGCGTCGGCTGGGCGGCCGGCACGGCAAGCGCCGCGTGCTGCTGATCGATCGCTCCAGCTTCCACATCTGGAAGCCGACCCTGCACGAGGTGGCGGCCGGCACGCTGGACGTCCACCAGGAAGGCGTCTCCTATTCGATCCTGGGCCGCTCGAACGGCTTCAACTTCCTGCTCGGCGAACTGTCTGCCTTCGATCCTGCCGCCAAGCGCCTGACTCTGAAGGCCATCACCGACGACGACGGCCAGCTGCTGACGCCCGAGCGGGCCATCACCTTCACCTATGGCGTGCTGGCGATCGGTTCGGGCTCGAACCTGTTCGGCACGCCCGGCGCGGAGCAGGCGCACCTGCTGGAACGCACCGAGGACGCCGAGGCGTTTCACGGTCGCCTGCTGGCGGCCTTCACCAAGGCTTCGTTCTCGCCCGAGAAGATCATGCGCGTGGCCATTGTCGGCGGCGGCGCCACGGGCGTCGAGTTGTCAGCCGAGCTGATCGAGGCGCACCGCGAACTGCTGGACAGCCTGGGCGACGAGCAGCGCTTCCGCCTGGACATCAGCGTGGTCGAGGCCGCGCCGCGCATCCTAAATGGCCTGCCGCTAAAGATCGCCGACAAGGCCAAGCTGGCCCTGGAGCGCAAGGGCGTGGCGGTGAAGACGGGCGCCAAGGTTCTGGCGGTCCACGCCGACCGGCTGGAGACCAGCCAGGGCGACATTCCTGCGGACCTGATCGTCTGGGCCGCCGGCATCAAGGCGGCCGAGACCAATACCGGCTTTGGCCTGGAGACCAATCGCGGCAACCAGTTCGTGGTCAACGACCATCTGGAGACCTCGGCCCCCGACGTCTGGGCCCTGGGCGACTGCGCCGCCGCGCCGTGGAAGGACGGCAAGACCATCCCCGCCCGCGCCCAGGCCGCGCACCAGCAGGCCAGCTACCTGGAGCGGGCGCTGATCGCTCGGCTGCACCAGGGGCGGATCGCCGCGCCGTTCGTCTATCGCGACTTCGGCTCGCTGGTGTCGCTGGGTGACAACAAGGGCGTCGGCGCGCTGATGGGCGGGCTGGGCGGACCGAACTTCTTCGTCGAGGGCCTGATCGCCAAGTGGGCCTACATGTCGCTGCACCTGGATCACCACCGGGCGATCCTGGGCGTGGGCCGCACCGCGACCCTGGCGCTGGCGAGGTTGCTGCAGCAGCGGGTGTCGGGACGGCTGAAGCTGCATTGA
- the prfB gene encoding peptide chain release factor 2 (programmed frameshift) codes for MRPDVEAAAADIEQSIGLLRRRLDWDVALRKLDELNARVEDPTLWDRPTEAQAVSRERAALAAKVEAVQGIERDVKDALEYAELADMESDEDSLNDARAQLKAIKERAGRAELEALLSGEADGNDAYIEINSGAGGTESCDWAGILLRMYTRWANAHGMTTELIEETDGDQAGIKSATLLVKGPNAYGWLKTEAGVHRLVRISPYDSSARRHTSFASAWVYPVVDDTIEIEINPADVRTDTYRASGAGGQHINKTDSAVRLTHIPTGIAVACQAGRSQHQNREEAWKMLRARLYEAELQRREAAQQALEDQKTDIGWGHQIRSYVLQPYQMVKDLRTNVETSDTAGVLDGDLDAFMGASLAQRVGATRDAVEG; via the exons ATGCGACCGGATGTCGAGGCCGCCGCGGCTGACATCGAGCAGTCCATTGGACTGCTCAGGAGGCGTCTT GACTGGGATGTCGCCCTCCGAAAGCTCGATGAGCTGAACGCCCGGGTCGAAGACCCGACCCTCTGGGATCGCCCGACCGAGGCCCAGGCCGTCTCGCGCGAGCGCGCCGCCCTGGCCGCCAAGGTCGAGGCCGTGCAAGGCATCGAGCGCGACGTCAAGGACGCGCTGGAGTATGCCGAACTGGCCGACATGGAGTCCGACGAGGATTCCCTGAACGACGCCCGCGCCCAGCTGAAAGCCATCAAGGAACGCGCCGGCCGCGCCGAACTCGAGGCCCTGCTCTCGGGCGAGGCCGACGGCAACGACGCCTATATCGAAATCAACTCCGGGGCCGGGGGCACCGAGTCGTGCGACTGGGCCGGCATCCTGCTGCGCATGTACACGCGCTGGGCCAACGCCCACGGCATGACGACCGAACTGATCGAAGAGACCGACGGCGACCAGGCTGGCATCAAGTCCGCGACCTTGCTGGTCAAGGGCCCGAACGCCTATGGCTGGCTGAAGACCGAGGCCGGCGTGCACCGCCTGGTGCGTATCAGTCCATATGACAGCAGCGCCCGCCGTCACACCTCGTTCGCCTCGGCCTGGGTCTATCCCGTGGTCGACGACACGATCGAGATCGAGATCAACCCGGCCGACGTGCGGACCGACACCTACCGCGCCTCCGGGGCCGGCGGGCAGCACATCAACAAGACCGACTCGGCCGTGCGTCTGACGCACATCCCGACCGGCATCGCCGTGGCCTGCCAGGCCGGGCGCTCGCAGCACCAGAACCGCGAAGAAGCGTGGAAGATGCTGCGCGCTCGTCTCTACGAGGCCGAACTGCAACGGCGCGAAGCCGCCCAGCAGGCGCTGGAAGACCAGAAGACCGACATTGGCTGGGGTCACCAGATCCGCAGCTACGTCCTGCAGCCCTACCAGATGGTCAAGGACCTGCGGACCAACGTCGAGACCTCCGACACCGCCGGCGTGCTGGATGGCGACCTCGACGCCTTCATGGGCGCCTCGCTGGCCCAGCGCGTCGGGGCCACGCGCGACGCGGTCGAAGGCTAG
- a CDS encoding penicillin-binding protein 1A has product MDLKPTERWMAIAGVAVLSAIAVAGFAIAIYAAWLFHDMPDAGELQDYRPPTATRVYAWDGTLIGEYSKERRIFIPYDQIPPQLAQAFLAAEDRNFFQHGGVDVGGLSRAMLKNVGNVVRGKRLEGGSTITQQVAKNVLLTSDATVGRKFKEAILAHRLEQSLTKQQILELYLNEIWLGYRSFGVGAAAYNYFGKSLPDLTLAECAFLASLPKGPDNYHPIRNKAKAMTRRNWVLGQMAEQGWVSKAEAQKAMAEDLVVQSAPKRAAYRDADYFVEEVRQRGMATLGPRLSEGGYYMRTTLDPRLQTAARSALMDGLEKYDRRHGWRGAWGHVESTDLAWEKTALAKAPPAERGKWRQALVVSNDGRVRLVKDEGEGQLVGEDVTWAKNGKGLKAGDLVFVEKTDAGYRLRQVPAVNGALVAMEPYTGRIVALVGGYSYSLSNFNRATQAMRQPGSSFKPFVYATALENGYTPASVVVDSAITFKGANGQDWSPENYHKEFYGAQPLRKGLEQSINAMTVRLAQGVGMKKVVDFAQRAGVVKSMDPVLAMALGAGETTPFKLTAAYAAFVNGGRRVDPHLIELVQDREGKVIFRADKRDCERCDAGFNGDESPRFAAPGDQIMDPVTAYQITSMLQGVVQRGTAAAVSSLGRPLAGKTGTTNEYRSAWFVGYSPNLVVGVFVGFDDNRSLGEGETGAVDAVPVFMDFMKVALDGQPAVDFKPPKNAKFALVRGVREAFRPGTEPKVEVAPTGPIPYEQISPGLPQPVQQAPQPGKPPPQKVDPLSGLY; this is encoded by the coding sequence GTGGATCTGAAACCCACCGAACGATGGATGGCCATCGCGGGCGTGGCGGTGCTTTCGGCCATCGCGGTCGCGGGTTTCGCGATCGCGATCTACGCCGCCTGGCTGTTCCATGACATGCCCGACGCCGGCGAGTTGCAGGACTATCGTCCGCCGACGGCGACGCGCGTCTACGCCTGGGACGGCACGCTGATCGGCGAGTACAGCAAAGAGCGCCGGATCTTCATCCCCTACGACCAGATCCCGCCGCAGCTGGCCCAGGCCTTCCTGGCGGCCGAGGATCGCAACTTCTTCCAGCACGGCGGCGTCGACGTCGGCGGGCTTTCGCGGGCCATGCTCAAGAACGTGGGCAACGTCGTTCGCGGCAAGCGCCTCGAGGGCGGCTCGACCATCACCCAGCAGGTCGCCAAGAACGTCCTGCTGACCAGCGACGCCACGGTCGGTCGCAAGTTCAAGGAAGCGATCCTGGCCCACCGCCTGGAGCAGTCGCTGACCAAGCAGCAGATCCTCGAGCTGTATCTGAACGAAATCTGGCTGGGCTATCGCTCGTTCGGCGTCGGCGCGGCCGCCTACAACTATTTCGGCAAGTCGCTGCCGGACCTGACCCTGGCCGAATGCGCCTTCCTGGCCTCGCTGCCCAAGGGACCGGACAACTACCATCCGATCCGCAACAAGGCCAAGGCCATGACCCGGCGCAACTGGGTGCTGGGCCAGATGGCCGAGCAGGGCTGGGTGTCGAAGGCCGAGGCCCAGAAGGCCATGGCCGAGGATCTGGTGGTCCAGTCCGCGCCCAAGCGCGCCGCCTACCGCGACGCCGACTACTTCGTCGAGGAAGTGCGTCAGCGCGGCATGGCCACGCTGGGGCCGCGCCTCAGCGAGGGCGGCTACTACATGCGCACCACGCTGGATCCGCGCCTGCAGACGGCTGCGCGCTCGGCGCTGATGGACGGCCTGGAGAAATACGACCGCCGCCACGGCTGGCGCGGGGCCTGGGGCCATGTCGAATCGACCGACCTGGCCTGGGAAAAGACCGCCCTGGCCAAGGCCCCGCCGGCGGAGCGCGGCAAGTGGCGTCAGGCCCTGGTCGTCTCCAACGACGGGCGGGTCCGTCTCGTCAAGGACGAGGGCGAAGGCCAGCTGGTTGGCGAAGACGTGACCTGGGCCAAGAACGGCAAGGGCCTGAAGGCCGGCGACCTGGTGTTCGTCGAGAAGACCGACGCCGGCTATCGCCTGCGCCAGGTTCCGGCGGTCAATGGCGCCCTGGTGGCCATGGAGCCCTATACGGGCCGGATCGTCGCCCTGGTCGGCGGCTACAGCTACTCGCTGTCGAACTTCAACCGCGCCACCCAGGCGATGCGCCAGCCGGGCTCGTCGTTCAAGCCGTTCGTCTACGCCACGGCGCTGGAGAACGGCTACACGCCGGCCAGCGTCGTCGTCGACAGCGCCATCACGTTCAAGGGCGCCAACGGTCAGGACTGGAGCCCGGAGAACTACCACAAGGAGTTCTATGGAGCTCAGCCGCTGCGCAAGGGGCTGGAGCAGTCGATCAACGCCATGACCGTGCGCCTGGCCCAGGGCGTCGGCATGAAGAAGGTCGTCGACTTCGCCCAGCGCGCCGGCGTGGTCAAAAGCATGGACCCCGTCCTGGCCATGGCCCTGGGCGCGGGCGAGACGACGCCGTTCAAGCTGACGGCCGCCTACGCCGCCTTCGTCAATGGCGGCCGCCGCGTCGATCCGCACCTGATCGAACTGGTGCAGGATCGCGAGGGCAAGGTCATCTTCCGGGCCGACAAGCGCGACTGCGAGCGCTGCGACGCCGGCTTCAACGGCGATGAGAGCCCGCGCTTCGCCGCGCCGGGCGACCAGATCATGGACCCGGTCACCGCCTACCAAATCACCTCGATGCTGCAGGGCGTTGTGCAGCGCGGCACCGCGGCCGCCGTCAGCTCCCTGGGCCGTCCGCTGGCGGGCAAGACCGGCACGACCAACGAGTACCGCAGCGCCTGGTTCGTCGGCTATTCGCCCAACCTCGTGGTCGGCGTCTTCGTCGGCTTCGACGACAACCGCTCGCTGGGCGAGGGCGAGACGGGCGCTGTCGACGCCGTGCCGGTGTTCATGGACTTCATGAAGGTGGCGCTGGACGGCCAGCCGGCCGTCGACTTCAAGCCGCCCAAGAACGCCAAGTTCGCCCTGGTGCGCGGCGTCCGCGAGGCCTTCCGGCCGGGCACCGAACCCAAGGTGGAGGTCGCGCCGACGGGGCCGATCCCGTACGAGCAGATCTCGCCGGGCCTGCCGCAGCCGGTCCAGCAGGCGCCTCAGCCGGGCAAGCCGCCGCCGCAGAAGGTCGATCCCCTCAGTGGGCTCTATTAG